CCCCGCATAATACCCTTTTAATGCTTGCAGAGTAATAATGCAGTGATGACATTAACGGTAAATTAGTGCCACCTATACAACAACTATTATTTAAAATATTTAAGATAATAAGTTTATTGCCGGATGTTAATTTTAACTCATCCGACGATAATTTTAATAATTCAAATACTTTGATATCAACCGCCGGTCGGATAGGTTCCATCAGATCATCGGCGAGACAGAAATTATTATATTGATTATGATGATGAATGCCCAAGGAAGGATGAAGGCCTGCTCCAACAATTGCTCTTGCCACGGCTGCACGAATTATAGAATAACCGTAGTTAAGCAAAGTATTAATACCGGATTCATCAGGATTTCGCCGAAAATTACCTCCAAATAATTTTGGCCAATAAATCCTAGATGCCTGAGCCTCCATATTTTCGGAATCGCCGCTTTTAACCTTTTCGGCATATATATTTAAAAGATGATCTTCGTTTATGACTTTATCCAAAACTTTTGCCTGCCCCAAAATTTTTGCTCTGATAATCTCTTGCCATAAACGTTTCCTGACAGGTTCGGCAAT
This is a stretch of genomic DNA from Candidatus Acidulodesulfobacterium ferriphilum. It encodes these proteins:
- the cas1 gene encoding type II CRISPR-associated endonuclease Cas1; amino-acid sequence: MIKRIIEVGNAAHLALKNNQLVVRRNGFEPETIPVEDLGVLILDHPAISYTQALLTACSDNNVAVLICNEKHLPNAICLPLTGNSLHTKILNRQIQIAEPVRKRLWQEIIRAKILGQAKVLDKVINEDHLLNIYAEKVKSGDSENMEAQASRIYWPKLFGGNFRRNPDESGINTLLNYGYSIIRAAVARAIVGAGLHPSLGIHHHNQYNNFCLADDLMEPIRPAVDIKVFELLKLSSDELKLTSGNKLIILNILNNSCCIGGTNLPLMSSLHYYSASIKRVLCGEDKKPEIPSI